In Colwellia sp. PAMC 20917, a single genomic region encodes these proteins:
- a CDS encoding Na+/H+ antiporter NhaC family protein produces MQDSPLSLLPPLVAIVIAIWRKNALLALFCGLILASIMSTNWQILTGLTDGFLAIGGVFTSTNNLYIVSFSLLIGALVTLMNKSGAVNGFIEKLSSLNLVKNARQASMLPTIIGTSIFTDTNLSMFTAGMASQKLFDKYKMSRAKLAYLIDSTCAPVSILLLVNGWGAYVLGLLDDYQLADSVGILIGTVSYNFYAIIAILLAFYTAYSGKIYGPMKRAESLVTEQQQDTVKQIAPAYIMWLPLLTLLALTLILLWITGDGDIRRGSGSFAVFWSIISAFILLVLLITLNKLLSVKEITLSSAAGIKHMFPAVAILVLSFAFGDAIKGLGTGIYVSELFNVELPLFLMAPVIFIAAALMAFATGTSWGTFAILVPIAVPIAQQSGLPIEFLVAAVLGGGVFGDHASPISDTTVVASIASGCDHFEHVKTQLPYALFGAVLTIILYILVGLRLS; encoded by the coding sequence ATGCAAGACAGTCCTTTATCATTACTTCCTCCACTTGTTGCTATTGTTATTGCCATTTGGCGAAAAAACGCTCTATTAGCTTTATTCTGCGGTTTAATTTTAGCAAGTATCATGTCGACAAACTGGCAAATACTAACGGGCTTAACCGATGGTTTTTTGGCGATTGGTGGTGTATTCACTTCTACCAATAACCTTTATATCGTTAGTTTTAGTTTATTAATTGGCGCGTTAGTGACCCTAATGAATAAATCAGGCGCGGTTAATGGTTTTATCGAAAAACTGTCCTCATTAAATTTAGTCAAAAACGCTCGACAAGCAAGTATGCTGCCGACAATTATTGGTACCAGTATTTTTACCGATACTAATTTAAGTATGTTTACTGCGGGTATGGCTAGTCAGAAACTCTTTGATAAATACAAAATGAGCCGCGCAAAGCTAGCCTACCTAATTGACTCAACTTGCGCGCCAGTAAGCATTTTATTATTAGTAAATGGCTGGGGTGCTTATGTATTAGGGTTACTTGATGACTATCAACTTGCCGACTCAGTGGGTATTTTAATCGGTACGGTTAGTTATAACTTTTACGCAATAATCGCTATTTTATTGGCTTTTTATACCGCCTACAGCGGAAAAATTTATGGTCCGATGAAAAGAGCAGAGTCTTTGGTAACCGAGCAGCAACAAGATACTGTAAAACAAATAGCGCCAGCCTATATCATGTGGTTGCCTTTATTAACGTTATTAGCATTGACCCTAATTTTATTATGGATAACAGGTGATGGCGACATACGCCGTGGCTCAGGCTCATTTGCTGTGTTTTGGTCAATCATCAGCGCTTTTATTTTATTAGTGCTATTAATTACCTTGAATAAACTCCTTAGTGTTAAAGAAATAACCCTCAGCTCCGCTGCAGGCATTAAACATATGTTTCCTGCTGTTGCCATTTTAGTGTTGTCATTTGCTTTTGGTGACGCAATAAAAGGTTTGGGCACAGGTATTTATGTCAGTGAGTTATTTAATGTTGAACTGCCGTTATTTTTAATGGCACCCGTTATTTTTATTGCCGCGGCGTTAATGGCTTTCGCAACAGGAACCTCTTGGGGGACTTTTGCTATATTGGTGCCTATTGCTGTACCTATCGCTCAACAAAGCGGGTTACCCATAGAGTTTTTAGTCGCTGCTGTGTTAGGTGGTGGCGTATTTGGCGACCACGCCTCTCCTATTTCTGATACAACCGTGGTTGCATCAATCGCCAGTGGTTGTGATCATTTCGAGCATGTTAAGACACAATTACCATATGCATTATTTGGTGCTGTGCTCACGATTATTCTTTATATCTTGGTAGGATTAAGGCTTTCATAA
- the gshA gene encoding glutamate--cysteine ligase translates to MKLSFDDYVMAFSQDEHLSSLTGIGRGIEREGLRVLPEGRLSLAPHHKSLGAALTHPNITTDYSETLLEFITPVSFDPETTIAQLQDIQKYTLSKIDGELLWPMSMPCFVDNDDAIPLANYGSSNVGQMKTAYRQGLKNRYGSMMQVISGIHFNFSFSQDFWQSMQKISENKAPINDFISEKYFSLLRNYKRYCWLIPYLYGSSPTICGSFLKNKTTTLPFKKSASGYMYLEYATSLRMSDLGYTNSEQASLKICYNDLNGYLDGVQNAINLPSEKFAAFGVKVNGKYQQLNSNILQIENELYAPIRPKQVAKSGEKPSEALRNRGVEYIEVRALDVNPFSDTGISIEQVYFLDVFITYCALADSPLFTYQQQESCDANMDEVVVRGRDPLLLLNDNGCDKSVKAWGSEIFQQMQKVAILLDSAYGSEKYSQAVANEQQKLLDPNLTPSAKLLDCVVNQNQSLTGIALQKAQDYRQQLLAADYQVFNEQYFIDAATKSHQGQKDIENADQVDFDTFLADYFGK, encoded by the coding sequence TTGAAACTTTCTTTTGATGACTATGTAATGGCATTTAGCCAAGATGAACATTTATCTTCCTTAACAGGTATTGGGCGAGGCATAGAACGAGAAGGTTTACGCGTTTTACCTGAAGGACGTTTGTCATTAGCCCCCCACCATAAAAGCTTAGGCGCTGCGTTAACACATCCTAATATCACTACGGACTACTCAGAAACGTTATTAGAGTTTATTACACCGGTGAGTTTTGATCCCGAAACAACTATCGCGCAATTACAAGATATTCAAAAATATACCTTAAGTAAAATTGATGGCGAACTGCTGTGGCCAATGAGTATGCCATGCTTTGTTGATAATGATGACGCTATACCGCTAGCAAACTATGGTTCATCAAACGTAGGTCAAATGAAAACAGCCTATCGTCAAGGACTAAAAAATCGCTACGGTAGTATGATGCAGGTTATTTCTGGTATTCATTTTAATTTCTCATTTTCTCAAGATTTTTGGCAAAGTATGCAAAAAATTTCAGAAAATAAGGCACCAATAAATGATTTTATATCAGAAAAGTATTTTTCATTATTACGTAACTACAAACGATATTGCTGGTTGATACCTTACCTTTACGGTAGCTCGCCCACTATTTGTGGTTCATTTTTGAAAAATAAAACTACCACGTTACCTTTCAAAAAGTCAGCGAGTGGTTATATGTACCTTGAGTACGCTACATCGTTGAGAATGAGTGATTTAGGTTACACCAACAGCGAGCAAGCATCGTTGAAAATTTGTTATAACGATTTAAATGGTTATTTAGATGGTGTACAAAATGCGATTAATCTACCTTCAGAAAAATTTGCTGCCTTTGGTGTAAAGGTTAACGGAAAATACCAGCAACTTAACAGTAATATTTTACAGATTGAGAATGAACTTTATGCGCCTATTCGGCCTAAGCAAGTTGCTAAATCTGGAGAAAAACCCTCAGAAGCATTAAGAAATAGAGGGGTTGAATATATTGAAGTACGCGCCCTTGATGTTAATCCATTCTCTGATACGGGAATAAGCATTGAGCAAGTTTATTTTCTCGATGTTTTTATTACCTATTGTGCCTTAGCAGACAGCCCTTTATTTACTTATCAACAACAAGAAAGCTGCGATGCCAATATGGACGAAGTTGTTGTTCGAGGCAGAGATCCTCTTTTACTACTCAATGATAATGGTTGTGATAAATCAGTGAAAGCCTGGGGCAGTGAAATTTTCCAACAAATGCAGAAAGTCGCAATCTTATTAGATAGTGCTTATGGCAGTGAAAAATATAGTCAAGCGGTCGCCAATGAACAACAAAAATTGCTTGATCCCAATTTAACACCTTCCGCTAAATTACTTGATTGTGTGGTAAATCAAAATCAAAGCTTAACGGGTATCGCTTTGCAAAAAGCACAAGACTATCGTCAACAGTTACTAGCGGCAGATTATCAGGTGTTTAATGAGCAGTATTTTATTGATGCGGCAACAAAATCACATCAAGGACAAAAGGATATTGAAAACGCCGACCAAGTAGACTTTGATACTTTTTTAGCTGATTATTTTGGTAAATAG
- a CDS encoding HlyC/CorC family transporter, with translation MDNISTEMLFAILGILIILSAYFSGSETGIMSLNRYRLRHLEKQNHQGAKRVSKLLERPDRLIGLILIGNNLVNIAASAIATIIGLRLFGDMGVLVATIALTLVVLIFSEVTPKTLAALYPEKIAFPSSVVLSVLLKVLFPLVVAVNWITNGLLLLIGVSSEQRVHHSLSSEELRTVVNDSGAMLPERDQNMLVGILDLEKVTVEDIMIPRNELVGIDINDDWKKIQKQLAQSNHTRVLLYRDNMDDVVGYIHLRDALKLLFKNQFTKTTLIRAIKELYFIPEGTTLNVQLLKFQHAKERLGLVVDEYGDIQGLVTLEDILEEVVGDFTTTMTPTTSEEVNAQPDGSYLVDGSATVRDINKEMTWNFPTDGPKTLNGLIIEYLEDIPEANLSVRIAGYPLEIVDVSDNMIKTVRILPELYLDNDKEK, from the coding sequence TTGGACAACATATCAACGGAAATGCTCTTTGCCATTCTTGGCATTCTAATTATTCTATCAGCCTATTTTTCAGGATCTGAAACTGGCATTATGTCGCTTAACCGCTATCGACTTCGTCATTTAGAAAAACAAAATCATCAAGGTGCTAAACGCGTCAGTAAATTATTAGAGCGTCCAGATCGTTTAATTGGTTTAATACTCATTGGCAATAATCTTGTTAATATTGCGGCCTCTGCGATAGCCACTATTATAGGCTTACGTTTATTTGGTGACATGGGGGTGTTAGTTGCAACCATTGCATTAACACTTGTTGTGCTAATATTTTCTGAAGTAACCCCAAAAACATTAGCGGCGCTATACCCTGAAAAAATCGCTTTTCCAAGCTCAGTTGTCTTATCGGTTTTATTGAAGGTGCTGTTCCCTTTAGTTGTTGCTGTAAATTGGATCACTAACGGTTTATTGCTATTAATCGGTGTAAGTTCTGAACAACGTGTTCATCACAGTTTAAGCTCAGAAGAACTTAGAACCGTTGTTAATGACTCTGGAGCTATGCTACCCGAGCGCGATCAAAATATGCTGGTGGGTATTCTTGATTTAGAGAAAGTGACCGTTGAAGATATTATGATCCCACGTAATGAGTTAGTGGGCATTGATATTAATGATGACTGGAAAAAGATTCAAAAACAACTGGCACAATCTAACCATACCCGTGTTTTATTGTATCGAGACAATATGGATGATGTTGTCGGTTATATTCATCTACGTGATGCCTTGAAACTCTTATTCAAAAATCAATTTACTAAAACCACCTTAATCAGAGCAATAAAAGAATTATATTTTATTCCCGAAGGCACCACCCTGAATGTGCAACTATTAAAGTTTCAGCATGCTAAAGAACGATTAGGCTTAGTCGTCGATGAATATGGTGACATTCAAGGCTTAGTAACCCTAGAAGACATTTTGGAAGAAGTCGTTGGTGACTTTACAACAACGATGACGCCGACGACAAGTGAAGAGGTTAATGCACAACCTGATGGCAGTTATTTAGTCGATGGTAGTGCTACGGTAAGGGATATTAATAAAGAAATGACATGGAATTTCCCTACCGATGGTCCTAAAACATTAAACGGCTTAATTATCGAATATTTAGAAGATATACCAGAAGCTAATTTAAGTGTACGTATAGCAGGTTACCCTTTAGAAATTGTTGATGTCTCAGATAATATGATCAAAACAGTTAGGATCCTTCCTGAACTTTATCTCGATAATGATAAAGAAAAGTAG
- a CDS encoding cytochrome C assembly family protein, whose protein sequence is MSFSDICSLIAFFAYAVATSAMLLRLFHPKGPNLVFVLFFGCLAMVLHTLSNAQFLVAQADINFALPNVISLVSLIICLSVSAFALRFKVNLLLPVIYGFAGIWQFLMVFITSVEQAPLINHQLSVISHVTLALLSYCTLVIATLYAFQVAYIHFKLKTKNLAAVSHLPPLMQVEGQLFIILSIGTSFLLLSQVIGFLFLDGMISHENLHKTILSVLALLVYSTILWGHYNRGWRGHRVLILMVTGSALLTLAYFGSRFVKEFILL, encoded by the coding sequence GTGAGTTTTTCGGATATTTGTTCTTTAATTGCATTTTTTGCTTATGCTGTGGCAACTTCTGCAATGTTATTACGTTTATTTCATCCTAAAGGGCCGAATTTAGTTTTTGTATTATTTTTTGGCTGTTTAGCTATGGTGCTTCACACGTTAAGTAATGCACAGTTTTTAGTTGCTCAAGCGGATATTAACTTTGCGTTGCCTAACGTTATTTCTTTAGTCAGTTTAATTATTTGTTTATCGGTCTCTGCATTTGCCTTGCGTTTTAAGGTGAATCTACTCTTACCGGTTATTTATGGTTTTGCGGGTATTTGGCAATTTTTGATGGTCTTCATAACGAGTGTAGAACAAGCCCCGTTAATTAATCATCAATTAAGTGTAATAAGCCATGTGACGCTTGCACTGCTCTCTTATTGTACGCTGGTCATTGCGACACTTTATGCGTTTCAAGTGGCTTATATCCATTTTAAATTAAAAACAAAAAATTTGGCGGCGGTCAGTCATTTACCGCCACTGATGCAAGTTGAAGGTCAGCTTTTTATTATATTAAGTATTGGCACGAGTTTTTTATTACTCAGCCAAGTGATTGGCTTCTTATTTTTAGATGGGATGATCTCACACGAAAACTTACATAAAACAATATTGTCTGTATTAGCCCTGCTGGTCTATTCAACGATCCTCTGGGGTCATTACAATAGGGGTTGGCGCGGACATCGAGTATTAATATTAATGGTTACCGGTAGTGCTTTATTAACATTGGCATATTTCGGTAGTCGATTTGTTAAAGAATTTATTTTACTGTAA
- a CDS encoding SO_0444 family Cu/Zn efflux transporter, with protein sequence MTVLEYLSALLTNFLALSAEASPWLLLGLLIAGLMKSWVPTKILSQHLGEGKLAIIKAALIGAPLPLCSCGVIPVATELRRSGASASATSSFLVATPETGVDSVSVSYALLGPVFAIYRPITAIFSAIITGLLVSTIKKEDITLPKSAVEDAPSCCPSKKKVVNEPVLATQNVKPSCCASEKTTAPPTKSASFINKTTSGIHYAATQLIDDIIIWLLVGLVFATLIKTFLPASFLLSYGSGLGAMLVMIVISIPMYICATASTPVAAGFILAGISPGTALVFMMAGPATNISTLGVIKNEMGSSVLIRYLLGISLCAIGFGLLLDWGLAFFDINITQQMQHSHELLPFWFGLTCAGLIAFLSIKPLRKLVL encoded by the coding sequence GTGACTGTCTTGGAATATTTATCTGCATTACTGACAAACTTTTTAGCCCTAAGTGCTGAAGCAAGTCCTTGGTTATTATTAGGTTTACTCATCGCTGGTTTAATGAAGTCTTGGGTACCCACTAAAATTTTAAGTCAACATTTAGGCGAAGGGAAACTCGCTATTATTAAAGCCGCACTCATTGGCGCACCTTTACCTTTATGCTCATGTGGTGTTATCCCTGTTGCGACTGAATTACGTCGCAGTGGCGCTTCCGCTTCGGCAACCTCATCCTTCTTAGTTGCGACCCCAGAAACAGGCGTTGACTCTGTTTCTGTTTCATATGCTTTATTAGGGCCAGTGTTTGCTATTTATCGGCCAATAACAGCGATATTTTCTGCTATTATTACTGGCTTATTGGTTTCAACGATAAAGAAAGAAGATATTACTCTGCCCAAATCAGCAGTAGAAGATGCACCTAGTTGTTGTCCAAGTAAGAAAAAAGTAGTTAATGAACCTGTACTTGCGACACAAAATGTAAAGCCTTCATGTTGTGCCAGTGAAAAAACAACCGCACCACCAACAAAGTCTGCAAGCTTTATCAATAAAACCACCTCAGGTATTCATTACGCGGCAACGCAATTGATTGACGATATTATTATCTGGTTATTAGTCGGTTTAGTTTTTGCCACGTTAATAAAAACATTTTTACCCGCCTCTTTTTTACTTAGCTACGGAAGTGGTTTAGGCGCAATGTTAGTGATGATCGTTATATCAATCCCTATGTATATTTGTGCCACTGCATCGACCCCTGTCGCCGCGGGCTTTATTTTAGCCGGTATATCTCCTGGCACGGCGTTGGTCTTTATGATGGCTGGCCCTGCAACCAACATTTCAACATTGGGCGTCATTAAAAATGAAATGGGCAGCAGTGTTTTAATCCGGTATTTATTAGGTATTTCGTTATGTGCAATTGGCTTTGGCTTATTACTTGATTGGGGCTTGGCGTTTTTTGATATTAATATTACCCAGCAAATGCAACATAGCCATGAATTACTGCCCTTTTGGTTTGGGTTAACTTGCGCAGGGTTAATTGCCTTTTTATCGATAAAGCCTTTAAGAAAATTAGTTTTATAG
- the ffh gene encoding signal recognition particle protein: MFENLSDRLTKTLKNISGRGRLTEDNIKETLREVRMALLEADVALPVIRDFIAKVKESAVGQDVSKSLTPGQVFVKIVQKELEHAMGEVNETLNLKAAPPAIVLMAGLQGAGKTTSVAKLSKYLTEREKKKVLVVSVDVYRPAAIKQLETLANEINIEFFPSDISQKPIDIANAAIEHAKKFLFDVLIVDTAGRLHVDKDMMTEIQDLHAAINPIETLFTVDAMTGQDAANTAKAFGDALPLTGIILTKTDGDARGGAALSIRHITGKPIKFMGVGEKIEALEPFHPDRIASRILGMGDVLSLIEEVEQKVDKKKAEQLAKKFKSGKSFDLEDFREQLVQMKNMGGMTSMMDKLPGMGNMSDKIKDQMDDKLTLRMEAIISSMTKGERERPDIIKGSRKRRIAAGSGTQIQDVNRLLKQFMQMQKMMKKMSGKGGMQKMMRSMKGMMPPGGAGGGPGGGMFGR; this comes from the coding sequence ATGTTTGAGAATCTTTCCGATCGTTTAACGAAAACGTTAAAAAATATCAGCGGCCGTGGCCGATTAACAGAAGACAACATTAAAGAAACATTACGTGAAGTGCGTATGGCACTTCTTGAAGCGGATGTTGCCTTACCGGTTATTCGTGATTTTATCGCTAAAGTAAAAGAGAGCGCGGTTGGTCAAGATGTCTCTAAAAGTCTTACTCCAGGACAAGTCTTCGTAAAAATTGTTCAAAAAGAACTTGAACACGCTATGGGTGAAGTCAACGAGACCCTTAATTTAAAAGCGGCTCCGCCAGCCATTGTATTAATGGCAGGTTTACAAGGGGCGGGTAAAACAACCTCTGTGGCAAAGTTATCAAAATACTTAACAGAGCGTGAAAAGAAAAAGGTATTAGTCGTCAGTGTCGATGTTTATCGTCCGGCTGCTATTAAACAGCTAGAAACATTAGCAAACGAAATTAATATTGAATTTTTCCCAAGTGATATTTCGCAAAAACCAATAGATATTGCTAATGCAGCTATTGAACATGCTAAAAAGTTTTTATTTGATGTATTAATTGTTGATACTGCGGGTCGTTTACATGTCGATAAAGACATGATGACTGAGATACAGGACCTACATGCGGCTATTAATCCAATAGAAACATTATTCACCGTTGATGCAATGACGGGACAAGATGCGGCAAACACAGCGAAAGCCTTTGGCGACGCTTTACCGTTAACCGGTATCATACTGACCAAAACTGACGGTGACGCTCGAGGCGGTGCTGCGCTTTCTATTCGCCATATTACCGGCAAGCCTATTAAATTTATGGGTGTTGGCGAAAAAATTGAAGCATTAGAACCTTTCCATCCTGACCGTATTGCCTCACGTATTCTTGGTATGGGCGATGTACTTTCTTTAATCGAAGAAGTTGAACAAAAGGTTGATAAGAAGAAAGCTGAGCAATTAGCCAAAAAATTTAAAAGTGGTAAAAGTTTTGATTTAGAAGATTTTCGTGAGCAACTTGTGCAAATGAAAAACATGGGTGGCATGACTAGCATGATGGACAAATTGCCAGGTATGGGCAATATGTCAGATAAAATTAAAGATCAAATGGATGATAAATTAACCTTACGAATGGAAGCTATTATTAGCTCTATGACTAAAGGTGAACGTGAGCGTCCTGATATTATTAAAGGTTCTAGAAAACGTAGAATTGCTGCAGGTTCAGGTACTCAAATTCAAGATGTGAATCGTTTATTAAAACAATTTATGCAAATGCAAAAAATGATGAAAAAAATGTCAGGTAAAGGTGGCATGCAGAAAATGATGCGTTCAATGAAAGGTATGATGCCCCCAGGCGGTGCAGGTGGTGGGCCAGGTGGCGGGATGTTTGGCCGTTAA
- the rpsP gene encoding 30S ribosomal protein S16: MVTIRLARGGAKKRPFYQVVVADSRNSRDGRFIEKVGFFNPTAEGQAEKLRLDLDRINHWVGQGAGLSDRVAKLVKDAQVAA; encoded by the coding sequence ATGGTAACCATTCGTTTAGCTCGTGGCGGCGCCAAAAAGCGTCCATTCTATCAGGTTGTTGTTGCAGATAGCCGTAACTCTCGCGATGGTCGTTTCATCGAGAAAGTTGGCTTTTTTAACCCAACAGCAGAAGGTCAAGCTGAGAAATTACGCTTAGACCTAGACCGTATCAACCATTGGGTTGGTCAGGGTGCTGGTTTATCTGATCGTGTGGCTAAGTTAGTTAAAGACGCTCAAGTAGCAGCTTAA
- the rimM gene encoding ribosome maturation factor RimM (Essential for efficient processing of 16S rRNA) yields MEEINKEVILGKVGAVYGIKGWLKIHSFTDETEAILDYFPWSLKLGNKIQSVDISDWRKHNNGLVVHVAGIDDRDIAQKLVGSEIFVNESALAELPDGEFYWRDLIGMSVVTDKGYDLGHVSEILETGANDVLVVKANRNDGFGQKERLIPYLFEQVVKSISAENKQICVDWDPGF; encoded by the coding sequence GTGGAAGAAATAAATAAAGAAGTCATCTTAGGTAAAGTAGGCGCAGTTTACGGTATCAAAGGTTGGTTGAAAATTCATTCGTTCACTGATGAAACCGAAGCTATATTAGACTATTTTCCTTGGTCTCTAAAATTAGGGAATAAAATACAATCAGTCGATATATCTGATTGGCGCAAACATAATAACGGACTCGTTGTTCATGTTGCTGGTATTGATGATCGTGATATAGCCCAAAAGCTTGTCGGATCAGAAATATTTGTCAACGAAAGCGCACTAGCAGAATTGCCCGACGGGGAGTTTTACTGGCGCGATTTGATCGGCATGTCTGTTGTTACTGACAAAGGTTACGACCTTGGTCATGTTTCTGAAATTTTAGAAACTGGCGCTAACGATGTACTGGTTGTTAAAGCTAATCGTAATGACGGCTTTGGTCAAAAAGAGCGTTTAATTCCGTATCTTTTTGAACAAGTTGTAAAATCAATTAGTGCTGAAAATAAACAAATTTGTGTTGACTGGGACCCAGGTTTCTAA
- the trmD gene encoding tRNA (guanosine(37)-N1)-methyltransferase TrmD — translation MSNSVLTNKRWYGVISLFPEMFDAITEYGVTGRAIRNGLIEFHKWNPRDFTHDKHRTVDDRPYGGGPGMLMMVQPLRDAIKAAKAAANFAADSAIGDNSSSDKEQVKVIYLSPQGRKLDQAGVRELAQHNKLLFIAGRYEGIDERLIESEIDEEWSVGDYVLSGGELPAMNMIDAIARFVPGVLGHNQSAEQDSFSGGLLDCPHYTRPEVLDTSIEAMSVPKVLLSGNHEHIKQWRMFKSLERTWTRRPELLTNLALTAEQKKMLASIKEDNK, via the coding sequence TTGAGTAATAGTGTTTTAACAAACAAACGATGGTATGGGGTGATAAGCCTTTTTCCTGAAATGTTTGACGCCATTACAGAGTATGGGGTGACAGGCCGAGCGATCCGTAACGGGTTAATTGAATTTCATAAGTGGAATCCAAGAGACTTTACGCACGATAAACATAGAACCGTTGATGACCGTCCTTATGGCGGTGGTCCGGGCATGTTAATGATGGTGCAACCGCTACGTGATGCTATTAAAGCTGCAAAAGCTGCTGCGAATTTCGCTGCAGATTCTGCGATAGGTGATAATAGTAGTTCTGATAAAGAACAAGTCAAGGTTATATATTTGTCGCCGCAGGGACGTAAACTCGACCAAGCTGGTGTACGCGAATTAGCACAACATAATAAGCTGCTATTTATAGCAGGGCGTTATGAAGGCATAGACGAACGATTAATTGAGTCGGAAATCGACGAAGAATGGTCTGTCGGTGATTATGTTTTGAGTGGTGGTGAACTCCCCGCAATGAACATGATCGATGCTATAGCACGTTTTGTGCCCGGTGTTTTAGGACATAATCAGTCAGCTGAGCAAGATTCTTTCTCAGGGGGTTTATTAGATTGTCCTCATTACACAAGGCCAGAAGTACTCGACACTTCAATAGAAGCTATGTCGGTACCTAAAGTGCTATTAAGTGGTAATCACGAACACATAAAGCAATGGCGTATGTTTAAGTCACTAGAAAGAACATGGACCAGAAGACCAGAACTATTAACTAACCTAGCTCTGACAGCAGAACAAAAGAAAATGTTAGCTTCTATTAAAGAAGATAATAAATGA
- the rplS gene encoding 50S ribosomal protein L19: protein MSNIIDMLEKEQMKTDLPAFAPGDTVVVQVKVTEGDKSRLQAFEGVVIAIKSRGINSAFTVRKISNGVGVERVFQTHSPIVDSIEVKRRGDVRQAKLYYLRELSGRKARIKEKLAKR from the coding sequence ATGAGTAACATTATTGATATGCTCGAAAAAGAGCAGATGAAAACAGATTTACCAGCATTCGCACCAGGCGACACTGTTGTTGTACAAGTAAAAGTTACAGAAGGTGATAAATCACGTCTTCAAGCATTTGAAGGTGTAGTTATTGCAATAAAAAGCCGTGGCATCAATTCTGCATTCACTGTTCGTAAAATCTCGAACGGTGTTGGTGTAGAACGTGTATTCCAGACACATAGCCCTATTGTTGACTCTATTGAAGTCAAACGTCGCGGTGATGTACGTCAAGCTAAACTTTACTACTTGCGCGAGCTATCTGGCCGTAAAGCACGTATTAAAGAAAAATTGGCAAAAAGATAA
- a CDS encoding DeoR/GlpR family transcriptional regulator, giving the protein MTQQQRQALILEMIKKSGFVSIDELVEHFKVTPQTVRRDLNQLAKVQKISRHHGGAGIESSTVNTDYQTRKIMDLHAKEKIAAELVRMIPNGASLFINIGTTTETIARALLDHKGLQIVTNNLNVASILGAKEDFSVVIAGGEVRHRDGGVIGETTEDFIKNFRMDFGIIGISGIDIEGSLLDFDYREVRVAQAIIANSRQVILAADHSKFGRNAMVRLGNINQADHFFTDAPPPDEIQKILSDHNVTLHLV; this is encoded by the coding sequence ATGACACAACAGCAACGACAAGCGTTAATTTTAGAGATGATTAAAAAAAGCGGTTTTGTCAGCATTGATGAACTTGTTGAACACTTTAAAGTGACCCCACAAACGGTTCGCCGAGATCTTAATCAGTTAGCTAAAGTACAAAAAATTTCACGTCATCATGGTGGTGCCGGCATTGAGTCAAGTACTGTCAATACTGATTATCAAACACGAAAAATTATGGATCTTCATGCCAAGGAAAAAATTGCTGCTGAGTTAGTGCGCATGATCCCCAATGGAGCATCGCTTTTTATCAATATAGGTACAACCACAGAAACCATTGCGCGTGCCTTATTGGACCATAAAGGTCTTCAAATTGTGACGAATAACTTAAATGTTGCTTCTATACTGGGTGCCAAGGAAGATTTCTCTGTTGTTATTGCTGGTGGCGAAGTTCGCCATAGAGATGGCGGCGTCATAGGTGAAACAACGGAAGACTTCATTAAAAATTTCCGTATGGACTTTGGTATTATTGGCATCAGTGGTATTGATATCGAAGGTTCACTTTTAGATTTTGATTACCGAGAAGTTAGAGTAGCTCAAGCTATTATTGCCAATTCACGGCAAGTGATTTTAGCGGCCGATCACTCAAAATTTGGTCGTAACGCTATGGTACGCTTAGGTAATATTAATCAAGCAGATCACTTTTTTACCGATGCTCCACCTCCTGATGAAATACAGAAAATCCTTTCAGATCATAACGTCACTTTACATTTAGTTTAA